DNA sequence from the Streptomyces sp. NBC_01497 genome:
GTCCCCGGCGGCGAGTCCACCACCATGTCGAAGCTCGCCGTCCTGTTCGGCCTGATGGAACCGCTGCGCGAGCGGGTCCGCGGCGGCCTGCCGGTGTACGGCACGTGCGCGGGGATGATCCTGCTCGCGGAGAAGATCCTCGACCCGCGGTCGGGGCAGGAGACCGTGGGCGGCATCGACATGATCGTGCGCCGCAACGCCTTCGGGCGGCAGAACGAGTCCTTCGAGGCGGCCGTCGAGGTCGAGGGCGTCGACGGCGGACCCGTCGAGGGCGTCTTCATCCGGGCGCCCTGGGTGGAGTCGGTCGGCGCCGAGGTCGTGGTGCTGGCCGAGCACGCGGGCCATGTCGTCGCCGTACGCCAGGGCAACGTGCTCGCCACGTCGTTCCACCCGGAACTGACCGGGGACCACCGTGTGCACCGGCTGTTCGCCGACATGGTGCGCTCCGTAGCATGAGCGGATCCCGGTAGGATCTCTGGCGAACAGAGCTGCATCGGTTACGCGAAGGAGACAGGCAGATGTCCGGCCACTCTAAATGGGCTACGACGAAGCACAAGAAGGCCGTGATCGATGCCAAGCGCGGCAAACTCTTCGCGAAGCTGATCAAGAACATCGAAGTCGCCGCGCGCACCGGTGGCGCCGACATCGAGGGCAACCCGACACTGTTCGACGCCGTGCAGAAGGCGAAGAAGCAGTCGGTCCCCAACAAGAACATCGACTCGGCGCTCAAGCGCGGCGCCGGCCTTGAGGCCGGCGGCGCCGAGTACGAGACGATCATGTACGAGGGTTACGGCCCGAACGGCGTCGCCGTGCTCATCGAGTGCCTCACGGACAACCGCAACCGCGCCGCCTCCGACGTCCGCGTCGCCATGACGCGCAACGGCGGCTCCATGGCGGACCCGGGCTCCGTGTCGTACCTGTTCAACCGCAAGGGTGTCGTCGTCGTCCCCAAGGGCGAGCTGTCCGAGGACGACGTCCTGGGCGCGGTCCTCGAAGCGGGCGCCGAGGAGGTCAACGACCTCGGTGAGTCCTTCGAGGTGCTGAGCGAGGCCACCGACCTGGTCGCGGTGCGCACCGCCCTGCAGGAGGCCGGCATCGACTACGACTCCGCCGACGCCAACTTCGTCCCGACCATGCAGGTCGAGCTGGACGAGGAGGGCGCGCGGAAGATCTTCAAGCTGATCGACGCGCTGGAGGACAGCGACGACGTGCAGAACGTCTTCGCGAACTTCGACGTGTCCGACGAGGTCATGGAGAAGGTCGACGTCTGACCGGCCCCGGCCGGCAGCCGCACAGCCGACGGGCCGACGGAGCGTGTCTCCGTCGGTCCGTCGCTTTGTCAGTGGCGGCCACTAGGGTGCTGAACGGCTGGAACAGTTGACCGAAGGGGGGTGTGCGATGCGGGTTCTTGGCGTCGACCCCGGTCTGACCCGGTGCGGCATCGGCGTCGTCGAGGGGGTCGCGGGCCGGCCGCTCACGATGCTGGGTGTCGGGGTGATCCGTACGCCCGCGGAGAGCGACCTCGGGCCGCGGCTGGTCGCCGTCGAGCAGGGCATCGAGGCCTGGTTGGACGAGTACCGGCCCGAACGCGTCGCGGTGGAGCGGGTGTTCAGCCAGAACAACGTCCGTACGGTGATGGGCACGGCACAGGCCAGCGCCGTCGCGGTGCTCTGCGCGTCCCGCCGCGGGATCCCGGTGGCGCTGCACACCCCGAGCGAGGTCAAGGCCGCCGTCACCGGCAGCGGGCGCGCCGACAAGGCTCAGGTCGGCGCGATGGTCACCCGGCTGCTGCGCCTCGCGGCGCCCCCGAAGCCGGCGGACGCCGCCGACGCGCTCGCCCTCGCGATCTGCCACATCTGGCGGGCCCCCGCCACCGACCGCCTCCAGCAGGCCCAGGCCGCCGCGCGGGCCGCGCGCGCCCCGCGCCTGCCGGGAGGCGGCCCATCCGTCCGGAAGGTCACCCCATGATCGCGTTCCTCAGCGGCCGGGTCGCCGCCGTCGCCCCGAGTACGGCGGTGATCGAGGTCGGCGGCGTCGGCATGGCCGTGCAGTGTGCGCCCGCCACCCTCGCCGGGCTCCGCCTGGGCGAGCAGGCCCGACTCGCCACCTCCCTCGTCGTACGGGAGGACTCGCTCACGCTCTACGGCTTCGCCGACGACGACGAGCGGCAGGTCTTCGAGCTGCTGCAGAGCGCCAGCGGGGTGGGTCCCCGGCTCGCCCAGGCCATGCTCGCCGTGCACAGCCCGGACGCGCTGCGCATCGCCGTCGCCACGGGGGACGAGAAGGCGCTCACGGCCGTGCCCGGCATCGGCAAGAAGGGCGCGCAGAAGCTCCTGCTGGAGTTGAAGGACCGGCTCGGCCCGCCGCTCGGCACGGGCGCGGCGGCCCGTCCCGGCGCCCTGGCGGCCGGACCCGCCCCCTGGAGCGAGCAGCTGCTCGCGGCGCTCGTCGGGCTCGGCTACCAGAGCCGGGAGGCCGAGGAGGCCGTCGTGCAGGTCACCCCGCAGGCCGAGGCCGCCCTCGCCCAGGGGACCGCGCCGCCGGTGCCGCAGCTGCTGCGGGCCGCGCTGCAGAGCCTGAACCGCACGCACTGACCCGTGCCGCCCGGCCGCCGCACGAGCCGGCGCCCGGGGCCGGGCCGGCAGCCCGCAGATCCACCGAAGGACCACCGAAGGGCACGCAGTGAACTGGGACGTTCCCGCAGAGGACACCGACGTCGCAGACGCCACGGACATCGGGACCGAGGCCGTCGACCGGCTGGTCGGCGCGTCCGCGGACGGCGAGGACCAGGCCGTCGAGGCGGCACTGCGTCCCAAGTCGCTGTCCGAGTTCGTCGGCCAGGAGCGCGTACGGGAGCAGCTCGACCTGGTGCTCAAGGCGGCGCTCGCCCGTGGCGCCACCTCCGACCACGTCCTGTTCTCGGGATCGCCGGGCCTCGGCAAGACCACCCTCGCGATGATCGTCGCGGCCGAGATGGGCGCCCCGATCCGCATCACCTCTGGCCCCGCGATCCAGCACGCGGGCGACCTCGCGGCGATCCTCTCCTCCCTCCAGGAGGGCGAGGTGCTGTTCCTCGACGAGATCCACCGCATGTCGCGGCCGGCCGAGGAGATGCTGTACATGGCGATGGAGGACTTCCGCGTCGACGTCATCGTCGGCAAGGGTCCGGGCGCCACCGCGATCCCCCTGGAGCTGCCGCCGTTCACCCTGGTCGGTGCCACCACCCGGGCCGGACTGCTGCCGCCGCCGCTGCGGGACCGTTTCGGCTTCACCGGCCACATGGAGTTCTACAACAGCGCCGAGCTGGAGCGCGTGCTGCACCGCTCCGCCCAGCTGCTCGACGTCGACGTCGACCCGGCGGGCGCCGCGGAGATCGCCGGCCGCTCCCGCGGCACGCCGCGTATCGCGAACCGCCTGTTGCGCCGCGTACGGGACTACGCCCAGGTCAAGGGCGACGGGCATGTCACCCGCGAGGTCGCCGCCGCGGCCCTTCGGGTGTACGAGGTGGACGAGCGCGGCCTCGACCGGCTCGACCGGGCGGTGCTGGGCGCGCTGCTCAAGCTGTTCGGCGGCGGCCCCGTCGGCCTGTCCACCCTCGCGGTGGCGGTGGGGGAGGAGCGCGAGACCGTCGAGGAGGTCGCCGAGCCGTTCCTCGTGCGGGAGGGCCTGCTCGCGCGCACGCCCCGTGGTCGCGTCGCGACTCCCGCGGCCTGGGGGCACCTGGGTCTCACGGCCCCGCAGCACGCACCGGGAGCAAGCGGACAACAGGGCCTGTTCGGAGCCTGAGAGCACACTTACTCGCCGCCTGCGGAACCCGGGTGCCATGCTGGGCGTTGTTCCAACGATGCGGACTCGCCTAGACTCCGCCGGTGCCGCCCCTTCCGGTCGGCGTTCCCACCCCCGAATACCAGGCCGTTTCGACAGCGGTCGTGCGAAGGAAGTTCCCGCCCGTGAGTATCGTGACCCTCCTCCCCTTCATCGTGCTCATCGGGGCCATGTTCCTGATGACGCGCTCCGCCAAGAAGAAGCAGGCGGCCGCGGCCTCGATGCGCAGCGACGTGCAGCCCGGTGTCGGCGTTCGCACCATCGGCGGCATGTTCGCGACCGTCAAGGAGGTCCACGACGAGATGGTCCTTCTGGAGGTCGCTCCCGGCGTGCACGCCGTCTACGCGAAGAACGCCATCGGTGCCGTCCTCGACGACGAGGAGTACAACCGGATCGTGCACGGCGAGGAGCCGGCCGGCGACCTCGGGCTGGACGCGCCGGTCGTCCCGGACGACGCCTCGTCGCTGACCGAGGGCGGGATCTCCAAGATCGACCTGGGCAAGAAGCCCGGCGCCGACCTGACGAAGTCCGAGGGTGAGTCCAAGGACTCCGCCGCGGGCGAGGCCGGCAGCGCGGACACCGAGTCGAAGGACGCCGAGCCGAAGGACGCCGCCGCCCAGGACGCCAAGGACGAGGCCAAGACCGACGGCGAGACCGGAACGAAGTAGTCACCTCCGCGACCGCGGGCCGCCGCACCGCGGCTGTCGGCGGTGCACGGGCCGTAACGAACTTGGCGGGGCAGGGTCCCCACAACACTTCGTGGCCGCTTCAGGCTCCGGCGCTCGCCACCGGACGGAGGGCGGTTGGACAGGGAGAATCGAGAAGGTGGCAGCACCCAAGAAGGGTCGAAGGTCTGCGGGCTCGCCAGGCAGGCCGGGCCGCACCCTTTCATTGTTCCTGATCGTCATCGCCGCCCTGGTGGGCGGCATGTTCTGGTCGGGAGACACCGCACCGCGCCTGGGCATCGACCTCGCGGGCGGTACGACGATCACGCTGAAGGCGCAGAACACGCCGGGTAAGCCCAACGCGATCAACAAGACCAACATGGACACCGCGGTCGACATCATGAACCGCCGTGTCAACGGTCTCGGTGTCTCCGAGGCCGAGGTCCAGACGCAGGGCAGCGACAACATCGTCGTGAACATCCCCAAGGGGACCAACGAGGCCCAGGCCCGTCAGCAGGTCGGCCAGACCGCCCAGCTGTACTTCCGGCCCGTGCTGACCGTGGCGGCGGGCGCTCCGACGCCCCAGCCGTCCACCAGCGGCTCCCCGAAGGCCACCCCGAGCGGTTCGCCCGGCGCGACCCCGAGCGGCAAGGCGTCGTCCTCCGCAGGGGGAACGACCGCCACCGACAAGGCCTCCGGTTCGCCGTCGGCCAGTTCCACCACCCAGGGGCGCGCGGTCACCAGCGCCCTGCAGAAGGATCCCTCTCCGACGCCGTCCGGCGACGCGAGTGCCCCGGCCTCACCGCCGGCCACGGACGCCACCACACCGCCGGACCCGGCGACCGCGGCGCTGCAGAAGAAGTTCGAGGCCCTGGACTGCAGCAGCAAGGCGCAGCGGACCAAGGCCAACCAGGGTGCGGGCCCGAAGGACACGATCGTCGCCTGCGGCCAGGACTCGAACAAGCAGTGGGAGAAGTACGTCCTCGGCCCGTCCGCCCTGGAGGGCACTGACGTCAAGAAGTCCCAGGGCGTCTTCGACAGCCAGAACGCCCAGTGGATCGTCACCCTCGACTTCACCGGCGCGGGCAGCAAGAAGTTCTCGACGATCACCGGCCAGCTGTCGCAGCAGCAGGCGCCGATGAACCAGTTCGCCATCGTCCTCGACGGCAACGTCGAGTCCGCCCCCTCGGTCAGCCAGACCCTGAGCGGCAGCGCCCAGATCTCCGGCAGCTTCGACCAGCAGTCGGCGAAGGACCTCGGCAACGTGCTGTCGTACGGCGCTCTGCCGCTGTCCTTCCACGAGGAGACGGTCACGACCGTCACGGCGGCGCTCGGCAGCCAGCAGCTCAAGGCGGGCCTGATCGCCGGCGGCGTCGGCTTCCTGCTGGTGCTGATCTACCTCATCGCCTACTACCGGGGTCTGGCCGCGATCGCGGTCCTCAGCCTCGTGGTCTCGGCGGTGCTCACGTACACACTGATGGCGCTCCTCGGCTCCGGCATCGGCTTCGCGCTGAACCTGCCGGCCGTCTGCGGTGCCATCGTCGCGATCGGTATCACCGCCGACTCGTTCATCGTGTACTTCGAACGGATCCGGGACGAGATCAGAGAGGGCCGCACCCTGCGGCCCGCCGTCGAGCGCGCCTGGCCGCGCGCCCGGCGCACGGTGCTGGTCTCCGACTTCGTCTCCTTCCTGGCCGCCGCCGTGCTGTTCATCGTCACGGTCGGCAAGGTGCAGGGCTTCGCGTTCACGCTGGGCCTGACCACCGTCCTCGACGTAGTCGTGGTGTTCCTGTTCACCAAGCCCGTGATGACGTTGCTGGCGCGCCGGAAGTTCTTCTCCGACGGCCACCCGTGGTCCGGTCTCGACCCGAAGCGGCTCGGAGCCAAACCGCCCCTGCGCCGCTCCCGCCCGGTCGGTGGCGCTTCCTCGTCCGACCACCCGAAGGAGGCGTGAGATGTCACGGATCAGTGCGTTCACCGCTCGTCTCTACCGCGGCGAGGTCGGCTACGACTTCGTGGGCAAGCGCAAGATCTGGTACAGCATCTCGGTGCTCATCGCGATCACGGCGATCGTCGGGCTCGGGGTGCGCGGCATCAACGAGAGCATCGACTTCAAGGGCGGCGCGGTCTTCACCACGCCGAAGACGAGCATCTCGGTCGAGGAAGCCGTCTCCGACGCGCAGAGCGCGTCGGGCAAGACGGCCCTCGTCCAAAAGCTCGGCAACGGCTCGCTGCGCATCCAGATCGCGGACATCACGACCACACAGTCCGACCCGATCAAGGCGGAGCTGGCCAAGGACCTCAAGGTCGACCAGAACGCGATCACGGCGGACCTGGTCGGTCCGAGCTGGGGCTCCACCATCGCCAACAAGGCGTGGACCGGTCTGATCATCTTCCTGGTCCTTGTGGTGATCTACCTGGCGATCGCCTTCGAATGGCGCATGGCGGTCGCGGCGTTCGTCGCGCTGCTGCACGACATCGTCATCACCGTCGGTGTGTACGCGCTGGTGGGCTTCCAGGTCTCGCCCGGCACCGTGATCGGCCTGCTGACGATCCTCGGTTACTCGCTCTACGACACGGTCGTGGTCTTCGACAGCCTCAAGGAGCAGTCGAAGGGGATCACCAAGCAGACCAGGTACACGTACTCCGAGGTCGCCAACAACTCGATCAACAGCACCCTGGTCCGGTCGATCAACACGACCGTCGTGGCCCTGCTGCCCGTCGCGGGCCTGCTGTTCATCGGCGGCGGCTTCCTCGGCGCCGGCGACCTGAACGACATCGCGCTCTCGCTGTTCGTCGGCCTCGCGGCCGGCGCGTACTCCTCCATCTTCATCGCGACGCCGCTCGTGGCGGAGCTCAAGGAGCGCGAGCCGCAGATGAAGGCGCTGCGCAAGCGGGTCCTCGCCAAGCGCGCCAAGGAGGAGCAGGCCGGCGGCCCGGGTGGCGAGGCGTCCCCTCTGCCGGCCGGCGCCGGTCCCACCCCCGCGGTGGCGGGACCGCGTGACCGTCCGCGCGGCGGCCGCTCCTCCGGCTCCACGGGGAGGCGCAGGTGAGCGGGGAGGAGACCAGGGAGCTGCTGCTCTCCCGGATCCGGGACGTCGCGGACTATCCGGAGCCCGGCGTGATGTTCAAGGACATCACCCCGCTGCTCGCGGACCCGGCCGCGTTCCGGCTGCTGACCGAGGCGCTCGCCGAGGACTGCCGCAGGATGGGCGCCACGAAGATCGTGGGCCTGGAGGCCCGCGGCTTCATCCTGGCCGCGCCCGTCTCGGTCGTGACCGGCATCGGCTTCGTGCCGGTCCGCAAGGCGGGCAAGCTGCCGGGCGCGACGCTCTCGCAGAGTTATGACCTGGAGTACGGCACCGCGGAGATCGAGGTCCACGCCGAGGACCTCGTCGCCGGCGACCGGGTCGCCGTCATCGACGACGTGCTCGCCACGGGAGGTACGGCCGAGGCCGCCGTGGAGCTGATCAGGCGGGCCGGGGCCGAGGTCGCCGGGGTGTCCGTGCTCATGGAGCTCGGGTTCCTGGACGGCAGGGCCCGGCTGCAGAAGGTCCTGCGGGGTGCCCCGCTGGAGGCCCTCCTCACGGTCTGACGCGTCCCTCGGACGTGTGATGGCGGGCATCCGGCAACAACCGGGTGCCCGTCCGTCGTTCCTCCGGGCCCGGGGGCCGGCTCCGGCCCCGGCTCCCGTAGGATCCGCCGTTCCCGGAGCGAGCGAAATGGCCGGGATCGCTACCATGGACCTTTCCGGGGCTGAACGGGTGGTCCCGATCCGCACGAGGAGCGCTCTTGCCAGACGAGGCCAAGCCACTGGCCGCCACGCCCGAGCCGCACGCCGACCGGGCCCAGGCGGAGCCCGAGACGAAGCAGCAGGCCCGAGCGGGCGACGCCGGGCCGGCCGGCGGCTCAGGGACGCACCCGGCCGAGGCAGCACCGGGGGCGCCTCAGGCGCGCCCGAACCACACGCCGCCCACGGCCCCCAAGCCCGTCCCCGCGACCCCTTCGCGCGCCGCGTCCCCCAATCGGGTACGTGCCAGGCTCGCCCGTCTGGGCGTGCAGCGGTCGTCCCCGTACAACCCGGTGCTGGAACCGCTGCTGCGCACGGTGCGGGGCAACGACCCCAAGATCGAGACGGCCACGCTGCGCCAGATCGAGCGGGCCTACCAGGTCGCGGAGCGCTGGCACCGGGGCCAGAAGCGCAAGAGCGGCGACCCGTACATCACGCACCCGCTCGCCGTCACCACCATCCTGGCCGAGCTGGGGATGGATCCGGCCACGGTGATGGCCGGGCTGCTGCACGACACCGTCGAGGACACCGAGTACGGCCTGGACACCCTGCGCCAGGACTTCGGCGACCAGGTGGCGGCCCTCGTGGACGGCGTCACCAAGCTCGACAAGGTCAAGTTCGGTGAGGCGGCGCAGGCCGAGACCGTCCGCAAGATGGTCGTCGCGATGGCCCGCGACCCGCGCGTCCTGGTGATCAAGCTCGCCGACCGCCTGCACAACATGCGCACCATGCGCTTCCTCAAGCGGGACAAGCAGGAGAAGAAGGCCCGGGAGACGCTGGAGATCTACGCCCCCCTGGCCCACCGGCTCGGCATGAACACCATCAAGTGGGAGCTGGAGGACCTCGCCTTCGCGATCCTCTACCCCAAGATGTACGACGAGATCGTCCGCCTCGTCGCGGAGCGCGCGCCCAAGCGCGACGAGTACCTGGCCATAGTGACCGACGAGGTGCAGGCCGACCTGCGGGCCGCGCGGATCAAGGCGACCGTCACCGGCCGACCGAAGCACTACTACAGCGTGTACCAGAAGATGATCGTCCGCGGCCGGGACTTCGCGGAGATCTACGACCTGGTGGGCATCCGCGTCCTCGTCGACACCGTCCGTGACTGCTATGCGGCGCTCGGTACCGTCCACGCCCGGTGGAACCCGGTACCGGGGCGGTTCAAGGACTACGTCGCGATGCCCAAGTTCAACATGTACCAGTCGCTGCACACGACGGTCATCGGGCCCAGCGGCAAGCCCGTCGAACTGCAGATCCGCACGTTCGACATGCACCGCCGCGCCGAGTACGGCATCGCCGCGCACTGGAAGTACAAGCAGGACGCCGTCGCGGGCGCCTCCAAGGTCCGCACGGACGTGCCCAAGTCCGCCGGCAAGGGCGGCGGGCAGGACACCGTCAACGACATGGCGTGGCTGCGCCAGTTGCTCGACTGGCAGAAGGAGACGGAGGACCCCAGCGAGTTCCTGGAGTCGCTGCGCTTCGACCTCTCCCGCAACGAGGTCTTCGTCTTCACACCGAAGGGCGACGTCATAGCGCTGCCGGCCGGCGCCACCCCCGTCGACTTCGCGTACGCGGTGCACACCGAGGTCGGTCACCGCACCATCGGCGCGCGGGTCAACGGGCGGCTCGTACCGCTGGAGTCGACGCTCGACAACGGCGACCTGGTGGAGGTCTTCACCTCCAAGGCGTCCGGTGCGGGCCCCTCCCGCGACTGGCTCGGCTTCGTCAAGTCGCCCCGGGCACGCAACAAGATCCGCGGCTGGTTCTCCAAGGAGCGCCGCGAGGAGGCCATCGAACAGGGCAAGGACGCCATCGCGCGGGCGATGCGTAAGCAGAACCTGCCGATCCAGCGGATACTGACCGGCGATTCGCTGGTGACCCTCGCGCACGAGATGCGCTACCCCGATATCTCGTCCCTTTACGCGGCGATCGGCGAGGGCCATGTCGCGGCGCAGGGCGTCGTGCAGAAGCTGGTGCAGGCGCTCGGCGGCGAGGAGGCGGCCAACGAGGACATCGAGGAGACGACACCGCCCGCGCACGGCCGGGGCAAGCGCCGGTCCAACGCGGACCCCGGGGTCGTCGTCAAGGGTGTCGACGACGTGTGGGTGAAGCTCGCGCGGTGCTGTACACCGGTGCCGGGCGACCCGATCATCGGTTTCGTCACGCGCGGCAGCGGGGTGTCCGTGCACCGCGCCGACTGCGTCAACGTGGACTCGCTGTCGCAGCAGCCCGAACGGATCCTCGAAGTCGAGTGGGCGCCGACCCAGTCGTCGGTGTTCCTCGTGGCGATCCAGGTCGAGGCGCTGGACCGGTCCCGGCTGCTCTCGGACGTCACCCGGGTGCTGTCGGATCAGCATGTGAACATCCTGTCGGCAGCGGTCCAGACATCCCGCGACCGTGTGGCCACCTCGCGC
Encoded proteins:
- the ruvA gene encoding Holliday junction branch migration protein RuvA, which produces MIAFLSGRVAAVAPSTAVIEVGGVGMAVQCAPATLAGLRLGEQARLATSLVVREDSLTLYGFADDDERQVFELLQSASGVGPRLAQAMLAVHSPDALRIAVATGDEKALTAVPGIGKKGAQKLLLELKDRLGPPLGTGAAARPGALAAGPAPWSEQLLAALVGLGYQSREAEEAVVQVTPQAEAALAQGTAPPVPQLLRAALQSLNRTH
- the yajC gene encoding preprotein translocase subunit YajC, translating into MSIVTLLPFIVLIGAMFLMTRSAKKKQAAAASMRSDVQPGVGVRTIGGMFATVKEVHDEMVLLEVAPGVHAVYAKNAIGAVLDDEEYNRIVHGEEPAGDLGLDAPVVPDDASSLTEGGISKIDLGKKPGADLTKSEGESKDSAAGEAGSADTESKDAEPKDAAAQDAKDEAKTDGETGTK
- the ruvC gene encoding crossover junction endodeoxyribonuclease RuvC; translation: MRVLGVDPGLTRCGIGVVEGVAGRPLTMLGVGVIRTPAESDLGPRLVAVEQGIEAWLDEYRPERVAVERVFSQNNVRTVMGTAQASAVAVLCASRRGIPVALHTPSEVKAAVTGSGRADKAQVGAMVTRLLRLAAPPKPADAADALALAICHIWRAPATDRLQQAQAAARAARAPRLPGGGPSVRKVTP
- the ruvB gene encoding Holliday junction branch migration DNA helicase RuvB, encoding MNWDVPAEDTDVADATDIGTEAVDRLVGASADGEDQAVEAALRPKSLSEFVGQERVREQLDLVLKAALARGATSDHVLFSGSPGLGKTTLAMIVAAEMGAPIRITSGPAIQHAGDLAAILSSLQEGEVLFLDEIHRMSRPAEEMLYMAMEDFRVDVIVGKGPGATAIPLELPPFTLVGATTRAGLLPPPLRDRFGFTGHMEFYNSAELERVLHRSAQLLDVDVDPAGAAEIAGRSRGTPRIANRLLRRVRDYAQVKGDGHVTREVAAAALRVYEVDERGLDRLDRAVLGALLKLFGGGPVGLSTLAVAVGEERETVEEVAEPFLVREGLLARTPRGRVATPAAWGHLGLTAPQHAPGASGQQGLFGA
- a CDS encoding adenine phosphoribosyltransferase, which encodes MSGEETRELLLSRIRDVADYPEPGVMFKDITPLLADPAAFRLLTEALAEDCRRMGATKIVGLEARGFILAAPVSVVTGIGFVPVRKAGKLPGATLSQSYDLEYGTAEIEVHAEDLVAGDRVAVIDDVLATGGTAEAAVELIRRAGAEVAGVSVLMELGFLDGRARLQKVLRGAPLEALLTV
- the pdxT gene encoding pyridoxal 5'-phosphate synthase glutaminase subunit PdxT: MTGPTIGVLALQGDVREHVAALAASGVAAVSVRRPEELAAVDGLVVPGGESTTMSKLAVLFGLMEPLRERVRGGLPVYGTCAGMILLAEKILDPRSGQETVGGIDMIVRRNAFGRQNESFEAAVEVEGVDGGPVEGVFIRAPWVESVGAEVVVLAEHAGHVVAVRQGNVLATSFHPELTGDHRVHRLFADMVRSVA
- a CDS encoding YebC/PmpR family DNA-binding transcriptional regulator, with amino-acid sequence MSGHSKWATTKHKKAVIDAKRGKLFAKLIKNIEVAARTGGADIEGNPTLFDAVQKAKKQSVPNKNIDSALKRGAGLEAGGAEYETIMYEGYGPNGVAVLIECLTDNRNRAASDVRVAMTRNGGSMADPGSVSYLFNRKGVVVVPKGELSEDDVLGAVLEAGAEEVNDLGESFEVLSEATDLVAVRTALQEAGIDYDSADANFVPTMQVELDEEGARKIFKLIDALEDSDDVQNVFANFDVSDEVMEKVDV
- the secD gene encoding protein translocase subunit SecD, which produces MAAPKKGRRSAGSPGRPGRTLSLFLIVIAALVGGMFWSGDTAPRLGIDLAGGTTITLKAQNTPGKPNAINKTNMDTAVDIMNRRVNGLGVSEAEVQTQGSDNIVVNIPKGTNEAQARQQVGQTAQLYFRPVLTVAAGAPTPQPSTSGSPKATPSGSPGATPSGKASSSAGGTTATDKASGSPSASSTTQGRAVTSALQKDPSPTPSGDASAPASPPATDATTPPDPATAALQKKFEALDCSSKAQRTKANQGAGPKDTIVACGQDSNKQWEKYVLGPSALEGTDVKKSQGVFDSQNAQWIVTLDFTGAGSKKFSTITGQLSQQQAPMNQFAIVLDGNVESAPSVSQTLSGSAQISGSFDQQSAKDLGNVLSYGALPLSFHEETVTTVTAALGSQQLKAGLIAGGVGFLLVLIYLIAYYRGLAAIAVLSLVVSAVLTYTLMALLGSGIGFALNLPAVCGAIVAIGITADSFIVYFERIRDEIREGRTLRPAVERAWPRARRTVLVSDFVSFLAAAVLFIVTVGKVQGFAFTLGLTTVLDVVVVFLFTKPVMTLLARRKFFSDGHPWSGLDPKRLGAKPPLRRSRPVGGASSSDHPKEA
- a CDS encoding RelA/SpoT family protein; the encoded protein is MPDEAKPLAATPEPHADRAQAEPETKQQARAGDAGPAGGSGTHPAEAAPGAPQARPNHTPPTAPKPVPATPSRAASPNRVRARLARLGVQRSSPYNPVLEPLLRTVRGNDPKIETATLRQIERAYQVAERWHRGQKRKSGDPYITHPLAVTTILAELGMDPATVMAGLLHDTVEDTEYGLDTLRQDFGDQVAALVDGVTKLDKVKFGEAAQAETVRKMVVAMARDPRVLVIKLADRLHNMRTMRFLKRDKQEKKARETLEIYAPLAHRLGMNTIKWELEDLAFAILYPKMYDEIVRLVAERAPKRDEYLAIVTDEVQADLRAARIKATVTGRPKHYYSVYQKMIVRGRDFAEIYDLVGIRVLVDTVRDCYAALGTVHARWNPVPGRFKDYVAMPKFNMYQSLHTTVIGPSGKPVELQIRTFDMHRRAEYGIAAHWKYKQDAVAGASKVRTDVPKSAGKGGGQDTVNDMAWLRQLLDWQKETEDPSEFLESLRFDLSRNEVFVFTPKGDVIALPAGATPVDFAYAVHTEVGHRTIGARVNGRLVPLESTLDNGDLVEVFTSKASGAGPSRDWLGFVKSPRARNKIRGWFSKERREEAIEQGKDAIARAMRKQNLPIQRILTGDSLVTLAHEMRYPDISSLYAAIGEGHVAAQGVVQKLVQALGGEEAANEDIEETTPPAHGRGKRRSNADPGVVVKGVDDVWVKLARCCTPVPGDPIIGFVTRGSGVSVHRADCVNVDSLSQQPERILEVEWAPTQSSVFLVAIQVEALDRSRLLSDVTRVLSDQHVNILSAAVQTSRDRVATSRFTFEMGDPKHLGHVLKAVRGVEGVYDVYRVTSARRP
- the secF gene encoding protein translocase subunit SecF, which gives rise to MSRISAFTARLYRGEVGYDFVGKRKIWYSISVLIAITAIVGLGVRGINESIDFKGGAVFTTPKTSISVEEAVSDAQSASGKTALVQKLGNGSLRIQIADITTTQSDPIKAELAKDLKVDQNAITADLVGPSWGSTIANKAWTGLIIFLVLVVIYLAIAFEWRMAVAAFVALLHDIVITVGVYALVGFQVSPGTVIGLLTILGYSLYDTVVVFDSLKEQSKGITKQTRYTYSEVANNSINSTLVRSINTTVVALLPVAGLLFIGGGFLGAGDLNDIALSLFVGLAAGAYSSIFIATPLVAELKEREPQMKALRKRVLAKRAKEEQAGGPGGEASPLPAGAGPTPAVAGPRDRPRGGRSSGSTGRRR